The following are from one region of the Salvia hispanica cultivar TCC Black 2014 chromosome 1, UniMelb_Shisp_WGS_1.0, whole genome shotgun sequence genome:
- the LOC125220570 gene encoding formin-like protein 13, translating into MASAAAHRPQQPKLYDLDVTIVSAKHLKNVNWRNGDLKPYVILWVDPDRRQATKPDDSGSTRPVWNERFVLPLSLPLRDSALTLEVFHSKPSETPKPLVGAHRFDLRDLASDSPQSPIRLMNFDLHRPSGRPHGKIRVKIGLIERPVENYHPAPAPAPAPASNYYNFSAPPPPMPYRGYSPSPYSTLPPPSSFSPPPQPYYSYSDPHSGYYSSYYSPPPRPFIERQQSYGGSVASGPSAPVDYTPYDYHKRSVGKPGMGLAVGAAAGALGGMTLEEGVKYEEEKIGERVENDVASAVARDDHRYGEYRSDY; encoded by the coding sequence AtggcctccgccgccgcccaCCGCCCGCAGCAGCCCAAGCTCTACGACCTCGACGTCACCATCGTCTCCGCCAAGCACCTCAAGAACGTCAATTGGAGGAACGGCGACCTCAAACCCTACGTCATCCTCTGGGTCGACCCGGACCGCCGCCAGGCCACCAAACCCGACGACTCCGGATCCACCCGACCCGTCTGGAACGAGCGCTTCGTCCTCCCCCTCTCCCTCCCCCTCCGCGACTCCGCCCTCACGCTCGAGGTCTTCCACTCCAAGCCCTCCGAGACCCCCAAACCCTTGGTCGGCGCCCACCGCTTCGACCTCCGAGATCTCGCCTCCGATTCGCCCCAATCGCCGATTCGATTAATGAATTTCGACCTCCACCGTCCCTCCGGCCGCCCCCACGGCAAGATCCGCGTGAAGATCGGCCTGATCGAGCGCCCTGTGGAAAATTACCATCCTGCCCCTGCCCCTGCCCCCGCCCCCGCCTCCAATTACTACAATTTCTCCgctcctccgccgccgatGCCTTACAGAGGATACTCTCCCTCTCCGTATTCCACTCTCCCGCCGCCGTCGTCGTTTTCTCCGCCTCCGCAGCCTTATTACTCCTACTCCGATCCGCACTCGGGGTACTATTCCTCCTATTActcgccgccgccgcgtcCTTTTATAGAGCGGCAGCAGAGCTATGGTGGATCGGTGGCGTCGGGGCCGAGCGCTCCGGTGGACTACACGCCGTATGATTACCATAAGCGGAGCGTGGGGAAGCCGGGGATGGGATTGGCAGTGGGAGCGGCGGCAGGGGCTCTCGGAGGGATGACATTGGAGGAGGGTGTGAAAtatgaggaggagaagattGGGGAAAGGGTGGAGAATGATGTGGCTTCGGCTGTTGCGAGGGATGATCATCGGTATGGGGAGTATCGAAGTGATTATTAG